CAGGCGTACAGGAGGGGGATATAGTGCTCATAGGTAACAGCCGGTTCACCGAGGACGATAGACCCTACATATCTCCTGAGGCGGCTAGGTGGCTTGCAGAGACCAGGGTTAAGATGGTGGGCGTAGACGACTCTGTCCACGTCGAGGCCCCGTGGAACTACGAGTCGCTAGATAAGATGGCGACCCACGACAACCTGTTATCGAACAACATACCGCTTATCGAGAGGCTGACAAACCTGGACAAGCTTAGAAAACGAAGGTTTCTGTTCATAGGGTTGCCGGTCAACGTCGAAGGGTTGGATGCCTTCCCGATCAGGGCCATAGCCCTAGAGCCTCTAGAGGGGGAGTAGGGGGTTGAAGCTCGTCCGGTCATGGGAGGTCGAAGGCGTCAAGGTGAACCCTCCCTACGAGAGGGTTCTCAAGGTCATCATGAGCCCGGATACCCATGGCGTCAGAGGCTTATCCATCGGTATGGTGATAATACCGCCAGGTAGTAAAAGCGATAAGCATTCGCATGAAGATAACGAGGAGTATTGGATAGTCGTGGACGGCCGGGGAGAGATAGAGGTCGACGGGGAGAGAGCTAAGCTTGA
The window above is part of the Candidatus Bathyarchaeota archaeon genome. Proteins encoded here:
- a CDS encoding cyclase family protein, encoding MKIFGVECRVVDLSFKLHPGKEERRLEIRRFTYGAGEFMHDIDTMSHIGTHVECPSHYVDARYGKKGADLSKIPVEAFLGEAVLVDLSDKAAREPVTVKDLEDSGVQEGDIVLIGNSRFTEDDRPYISPEAARWLAETRVKMVGVDDSVHVEAPWNYESLDKMATHDNLLSNNIPLIERLTNLDKLRKRRFLFIGLPVNVEGLDAFPIRAIALEPLEGE
- a CDS encoding cupin domain-containing protein → MKLVRSWEVEGVKVNPPYERVLKVIMSPDTHGVRGLSIGMVIIPPGSKSDKHSHEDNEEYWIVVDGRGEIEVDGERAKLEPGVVVYAPPGAEHQLFNTSQEPLKAYYIFTPPGPEKETLKRVRR